In Carya illinoinensis cultivar Pawnee chromosome 9, C.illinoinensisPawnee_v1, whole genome shotgun sequence, the following are encoded in one genomic region:
- the LOC122277763 gene encoding NAC domain-containing protein 73-like — translation MTWCNDSDDERALQIISSTPKETSVLDPKPDELRTITCPSCGHNIEFQDQTGIHDLPGLPAGVKFDPTDHEILEHLEAKVLSDTRKLHPLIDEFIPTLEGENGICYTHPEKLPGVGKDGQIRHFFHRPSKAYTTGTRKRRKVHTDEDGSETRWHKTGKTRPVFAGGAIKGFKKILVLYTNYGRQRKPEKTNWVMHQYHLGNNEEEKDGEVVVSKVFYQTQPRQCGSSIKDSFDTRLKSIPSAHDNIPLPKNTAFVEYYDPFISYDQGSHNREIPPQLIPNLVVQGDGSSFIRLTADASKRKL, via the exons ATGACATGGTGCAATGACTCTGACGATGAGAGGGCTCTTCAGATAATCTCGTCCACTCCAAAAGAAACAAGTGTTCTCGATCCGAAACCCGATGAACTTCGGACTATAACTTGCCCATCATGTGGCCATAACATAGAATTCCAAGATCAG ACTGGGATTCATGATTTGCCGGGCTTGCCAGCGGGAGTTAAATTTGATCCAACAGACCATGAAATTCTTGAACATTTAGAGGCAAAGGTCCTTTCTGATACTCGGAAGCTTCATCCCCTTATTGATGAATTCATTCCCACGCTCGAGGGAGAGAATGGAATTTGCTATACTCACCCAGAAAAGTTGCCAG GTGTCGGCAAAGATGGCCAAATCCGCCACTTCTTTCATCGACCTTCAAAGGCATACACGACTGGGACTAGGAAACGCAGGAAGGTCCACACTGATGAAGATGGGAGCGAGACCAGATGGCACAAAACCGGTAAAACTAGGCCAGTCTTTGCTGGGGGAGCAATTAAAGGGTTCAAAAAGATCTTGGTTCTCTATACCAACTATGGCAGGCAAAGGAAACCTGAGAAAACAAATTGGGTAATGCACCAATACCATCTTGGCAAcaatgaagaagagaaagacGGAGAAGTTGTGGTTTCCAAGGTTTTCTACCAAACCCAGCCTAGACAATGTGGTTCAAGCATTAAGGATTCGTTTGATACAAGATTGAAAAGCATCCCAAGCGCCCATGATAATATTCCTTTACCTAAGAACACTGCTTTCGTGGAGTACTATGATCCTTTTATCAGCTACGACCAGGGGAGCCATAATAGGGAAATCCCACCACAATTAATCCCAAATTTGGTTGTCCAAGGTGATGGGTCTTCGTTTATTCGATTAACTGCAGATGCAAGCAAGAGGAAACTATGA
- the LOC122275880 gene encoding guanylate-binding protein 2-like has translation MMRLFRGRDNSSSDASPQPFSPSPSLAPPVTGPARPIRLVYCDEKGKFRMDPEAVAALQLVKGPVGVVSVCGRARQGKSFILNQLLGRSSGFQVASTHRPCTKGLWLWSAPLKRVALDGTEFNLLLLDSEGIDAYDQTGTYSTQIFSLAVLLSSMFIYNQMGGIDEAALDRLSLVTQMTKHIRVRASGGRTSASELGQFSPIFVWLLRDFYLDLVEENRRITPRDYLELALRPVQGGGKDIASKNEIRDSIRALFPDRECFTLVRPLNNESDLQRLDQISLDKLRPEFRSGLDALTKFVFERTRPKQVGATVMTGPILVGITESYLDALNNGAVPTISSSWQSVEEAECRRAFDSATEVYKLSFDRSKPAEEAALRESHEEAVQKSLAVFNAGAVGAGSTRKKYEEFLQKFFRKEFEDYKRNAYMEADLQCSNAIQSMEKRMRAACHASDANIDNVVKVLDALLSEYEASSHGPGKWQKLAVFLQQSLEGQVRDLAKKLIDQVRSEKSSLVLKCRSIEDRMGLLNKQLEASEKYKSEYLRRYEDAINDKKKLADEYMSRITNLQGNCSSLEERSSSLMKALDFAKQESLDWRRKYDQIISKQKAGEEQASSEIAVLKSRSSAAEARLAAAREQAQSAQEEAEEWKRKYDIAVREAKAALEKAAVVQERTNKQTQQREDAIREEFSGSLAEKDEEVKDKAAKLEYAEQCLTTLKLELKVAESKVESYDAELSSLKFELKELNEKLDGVNDKAKSFEREARMLEQEKIHLEQKYISEFKRFDEVQERCKIAEREAKRAIEVADKARAEAGTAQKDKNEMQRLAMERLAQIERAERQIENLDRQKNDLAHEIERTRISEMDALSKVALLEARVEAREKEIESLLTSNNEQRSTTVQALQSLLDSERAAHVEASNRAEALSLQLQAAQAKIDILQQQFTKVRLNETALDSRLKTVSHGKRPRVEDFEMGVESVQDMDTGDKILRENKKSRSTTSPLKYVHTEDGGSVFRGNEDSDSQQTNQEDYMKFTIQKLKQELTKHNFGAELLQLRNPNKKDILALYEKCVLQKS, from the exons ATGATGAGGCTTTTCAGAGGAAGAGACAATTCCTCCTCCGATGCCTCTCCCCAAcccttctctccctctccctccctgGCGCCGCCGGTGACCGGCCCTGCGAGGCCGATCCGACTCGTCTACTGCGACGAGAAGGGGAAGTTTCGAATGGATCCCGAGGCCGTCGCCGCGCTTCAGCTTGTCAAGGGGCCAGTTGGCGTTGTCTCCGTCTGCGGCCGCGCTCGCCAGGGCAAGAGTTTTATTCTTAACCAG CTTCTTGGGAGGAGTAGCGGATTTCAAGTAGCATCGACTCATCGTCCATGCACAAAGGGACTTTGGTTGTGGAGTGCACCCTTGAAGAGAGTTGCTCTTGATGGAACCGAGTTTAATCTCTTACTATTAGATAGTGAAGGAATAGATGCTTATGATCAGACG GGAACATACAGCACCCAAATATTCTCCTTGGCTGTCCTCTTATCAAGCATGTTTATCTACAACCAG ATGGGCGGTATAGATGAGGCTGCACTTGATCGTCTTTCTCTTGTCACTCAAATGACAAAACATATTCGTGTCAGAGCATCTGGAGGAAGGACTTCGGCTTCTGAACTTGGGCAATTCTCCCCAATCTTTGTTTGGCTTCTAAGG GATTTCTATTTGGATTTAGTAGAGGAAAATAGAAGAATAACACCTCGTGATTACTTGGAGCTTGCTTTAAGGCCTGTTCAAGGTGGTGGAAAAGATATAGCTTCAAAAAATGAG ATTCGGGATTCTATCAGAGCTCTTTTTCCTGATAGAGAATGCTTCACACTTGTCCGACCTTTGAACAATGAAAGTGATCTCCAGAGACTTGATCAAATATCG TTGGACAAACTAAGGCCTGAATTTAGATCTGGACTGGATGCATTGACAAAGTTTGTTTTTGAGAGAACAAGGCCAAAACAAGTTGGGGCAACAGTAATGACAGGTCCTATACTCGTTGGAATTACAGAATCTTATCTAGATGCTCTCAATAATGGTGCAGTGCCTACAATATCCTCCTCATGGCAG AGTGTTGAAGAAGCTGAGTGTAGAAGAGCCTTTGATTCTGCTACTGAGGTTTATAAGTTGTCTTTTGACCGTTCAAAGCCAGCTGAGGAA GCTGCATTAAGGGAATCGCATGAAGAAGCTGTTCAAAAATCTCTAGCTGTGTTTAATGCTGGTGCTGTAGGAGCTGGTTCCACTAGGAAGAAATATGAGGAGTTTCTCCAGAAGTTTTTCAGAAAAGAATTTGAG GATTATAAGAGGAATGCATATATGGAGGCTGACTTGCAATGTTCAAATGCTATACAAAGCATGGAAAAAAGGATGAGAGCAGCGTGCCACGCTTCTGATGCAAATATAGATAATGTTGTTAAG GTTCTTGATGCTCTTCTATCTGAGTATGAAGCATCATCTCATGGCCCAGGAAAATGGCAGAAACTGGCTGTGTTTTTGCAACAGAG TTTGGAAGGTCAAGTGCGCGACCTTGCCAAGAAGTTAATAGATCAAGTCAGATCAGAGAAGAGTTCACTTGTGCTTAAATGCCGCTCCATTGAAGATAGGATGGGGTTGCTTAACAAGCAGCTGGAAGCTAGCGAGAAGTATAAATCTGAATATCTGAGGCGTTATGAAGATGCTATCAATGACAAGAAGAAGCTTGCTGATGAATATATGAGTCGCATAACTAATTTGCAGGGAAATTGCAGTTCATTGGAAGAAAGAAGTTCGAGCTTGATGAAAGCTTTGGATTTTGCCAAACAAGAATCATTGGACTGGAGAAGAAAATATGACCAGATCATATCGAAACAGAAAGCTGGAGAAGAACAAGCCAGTTCAGAAATTGCAGTTCTCAAGTCCCGAAGTAGTGCTGCTGAAGCTAGGCTTGCAGCTGCTCGGGAACAAGCTCAATCTGCTCAAGAGGAGGCGGAAGAGTGGAAAAGGAAGTATGATATTGCTGTGAGAGAAGCAAAAGCTGCTCTAGAGAAGGCAGCAGTTGTGCAAGAACGCacaaataaacaaacacaaCAGAGGGAAGATGCTATAAGGGAAGAATTTTCTGGCAGTTTGGCTGAAAAg GATGAGGAAGTAAAGGACAAGGCAGCAAAGCTTGAGTATGCTGAGCAGTGTTTGACAACTCTAAAATTAGAGTTGAAG GTTGCAGAGTCAAAAGTGGAGAGTTATGATGCAGAATTATCATCGCTCAAGTTTGAACTGAAAGAGTTGAACGAGAAGTTAGATGGTGTAAATGATAAGGCCAAATCATTTGAGAGAGAGGCAAGGATGCTAGAACAGGAGAAGATACATTTGGAGCAGAAATACATATCGGAGTTCAAACGGTTTGATGAGGTGCAGGAAAGGTGCAAAATTGCCGAAAGAGAAGCTAAGAGAGCAATTGAAGTAGCTGATAAAGCTAGGGCTGAAGCAGGTACTGCCCAAAAGGATAAGAATGAGATGCAGAGATTGGCAATGGAGAGATTGGCCCAAATTGAGAGGGCTGAGAGGCAAATTGAAAATTTGGATAGACAGAAGAATGACTTGGCACATGAAATAGAGAGAACACGCATATCAGAGATGGATGCCCTTTCGAAAGTTGCACTATTAGAGGCAAGAGTTGAAGCAAGGGAGAAAGAAATAGAGTCACTACTTACATCAAACAATGAGCAAAGGTCCACTACAGTGCAAGCCCTTCAGAGTCTTCTGGACTCTGAACGGGCAGCACATGTAGAGGCTAGCAACAGGGCAGAAGCCCTCTCTCTTCAGTTACAAGCCGCACAGGCAAAAATTGATATTCTCCAGCAACAGTTTACCAAGGTTCGTCTAAATGAAACAGCATTGGATAGCAGGCTCAAGACTGTTTCCCATGGAAAACGTCCCAGGGTAGAGGATTTTGAAATGGGTGTGGAGTCTGTTCAGGACATGGACACAGGTGACAAAATCTTGAGAGAAAATAAGAAGTCGAGGAGCACAACTAGCCCACTGAAGTATGTGCACACAGAAGACGGTGGTTCAGTCTTCAGGGGCAATGAGGATAGCGATAGCCAGCAAACCAATCAGGAGGATTATATGAAATTCACCATTCAGAAACTTAAGCAGGAACTAACAAAGCATAACTTTGGTGCTGAACTGCTGCAGCTGAGGAATCCCAACAAGAAAGACATTCTTGCTCTGTACGAGAAATGTGTTCTCCAGAAGTCATGA
- the LOC122275274 gene encoding glutaredoxin-C9-like encodes MYASSPPQTLPLSLSVSLSLSLRHNLCTMHQAIPYSHRTYFTTTDGLTRHPRDTPTTSSNGEGSEAEGATNVGKTVSENAVMVVGRRGCCMCHVVKRLLQGLGVNPPVFEVDEKEEVAVTSQLLRIMGAVEDGQDGQVQFPVVFVGGKLFGGLERVMATHISGELVPILKQAGALWL; translated from the coding sequence ATGTACGCCTCTTCCCCTCCTCaaaccctccctctctctctctctgtctctctctctctctccttgagGCACAATCTTTGCACGATGCACCAAGCGATCCCTTATAGTCACAGAACATATTTCACGACCACCGACGGTCTGACGCGTCATCCAAGGGATACTCCCACCACCAGCAGCAACGGCGAAGGAAGCGAAGCCGAAGGCGCCACAAATGTGGGGAAAACGGTGTCAGAGAATGCCGTCATGGTTGTCGGCCGACGTGGGTGTTGCATGTGCCATGTCGTTAAGCGGTTGCTACAAGGTCTCGGCGTGAACCCCCCCGTTTTCGAGGTCGACGAGAAGGAGGAGGTGGCCGTCACAAGCCAACTGTTGAGAATCATGGGTGCCGTTGAGGATGGACAAGACGGTCAGGTACAGTTCCCGGTTGTATTCGTCGGGGGCAAGCTATTTGGCGGGTTGGAACGAGTCATGGCTACTCATATTTCGGGTGAATTGGTACCCATCTTGAAGCAAGCCGGGGCTCTTTGGCTTTGA